The Primulina tabacum isolate GXHZ01 chromosome 7, ASM2559414v2, whole genome shotgun sequence genome includes a window with the following:
- the LOC142551108 gene encoding F-box/FBD/LRR-repeat protein At5g53840-like isoform X2, producing MLRACITGIACLVFLCGRFRVLEYGTRRRRVKGREDRISQLPDDVISLIISRLDTRAAVRTSVLSRRWKHVYTFISEVRFGCCSMSTDSTPCRLLEGEKLSRLRRKFVHVVDAFLQHHSGSRIMYFELICCFRGCILDSFSRWMNNVGRWGVKRLIIRYCCHSHVLKRNHPLVLSSDFLPQATSVESIYLMGGSFQISNQKALKDLDLTDVVFTSEAVERLLLNFCSLQSLKFKSCTLPSKLHIHGRDLQLKNLRVFNCSKVVEIDLSATNLTTFELFTHRMMTLSFSNVPLLQNLCVDICYHKVAPYIFGNVAKDLPHLRCMYFWTDARFFEAFEIGGVNKLIHLRQLALVLEYQNINIDLLALAPILDLCPLLHKFHISMLLPSTFNGKPVEKRVVRPHTQLKEVDFSGFGGTQNEYNLMLYILKNAVFLERLSVSVDAIHYHVNRERWQRTHFSQWDYQKIRRIIRERLQRETISKDVEIIIM from the exons atgttGCGCGCTTGTATAACCG GAATCGCTTGTTTGGTGTTTTTATGCGGCAGATTCAGGGTTTTGGAGTACGGAACGAGGCGTCGTCGGGTGAAG GGGAGAGAAGATAGGATTAGTCAATTACCAGATGATGTGATCTCATTGATTATATCTCGACTAGATACTAGAGCTGCTGTTAGGACAAGCGTCTTGTCAAGGAGATGGAAGCATGTTTACACCTTTATCTCAGAAGTCAGATTTGGTTGTTGTAGTATGTCCACTGATTCTACTCCTTGTCGCTTACTCGAGGGCGAAAAGCTGAGCCGATTACGAAGGAAGTTTGTCCATGTAGTGGATGCCTTTTTACAACATCATTCTGGTTCTAGAATAATGTACTTTGAATTGATTTGTTGTTTCCGTGGATGCATCTTGGACAGTTTTAGTAGATGGATGAATAATGTTGGCAGATGGGGAGTGAAAAGACTTATCATTCGATATTGTTGTCATAGCCATGTTCTAAAGAGAAACCACCCTCTTGTTTTATCTTCCGATTTTCTTCCTCAAGCAACATCGGTGGAAAGTATATATTTGATGGGTGGTTCTTTCCAAATATCAAACCAAAAAGCTCTCAAAGATCTTGATTTGACTGATGTGGTTTTCACTTCTGAGGCCGTAGAGCGCCTTTTATTGAACTTTTGCAGCCTCCAGTCATTAAAATTTAAGTCTTGTACACTCCCTTCCAAATTACATATTCATGGTCGTGATCTCCAATTGAAGAATCTGAGGGTGTTTAATTGTTCGAAGGTTGTAGAGATAGACTTGTCTGCTACAAATCTAACTACTTTTGAGTTATTTACCCATAGAATGATGACGTTATCGTTTTCTAACGTACCGTTGCTACAAAATTTATGCGTCGACATTTGCTACCACAAAGTGGCTCCTTATATATTTGGAAATGTCGCCAAAGATCTACCTCATCTTAGATGCATGTATTTTTGGACTGATGCCAGATTCTTTGAG GCATTTGAAATAGGTGGAGTTAACAAGCTAATCCACCTCAGACAATTGGCTTTAGTTTTAGAATACCAGAACATTAATATCGATCTGCTTGCACTTGCTCCAATCTTGGATTTGTGCCCTCTTTTACACAAGTTCCATATATCGATG CTACTGCCATCAACATTTAACGGAAAACCAGTAGAGAAGAGAGTTGTCAGGCCCCACACTCAGTTGAAAGAGGTGGATTTTAGTGGATTTGGAGGGACACAGAATGAGTATAATCTTATGTTGTATATCCTTAAAAATGCGGTCTTCCTCGAACGATTGTCAGTCTCTGTGGATGCTATACACTACCATGTAAATCGCGAAAGATGGCAGCGTACACATTTTAGTCAATGGGATTACCAGAAGATACGAAGAATTATTCGCGAGCGGTTGCAAAGAGAGACCATTTCTAAGGATGTTGAGATTATTATCATGTAA
- the LOC142551108 gene encoding F-box/FBD/LRR-repeat protein At5g53840-like isoform X1, translating to MLRACITGIACLVFLCGRFRVLEYGTRRRRVKVFRVVTHHKHGIDADTFVEGREDRISQLPDDVISLIISRLDTRAAVRTSVLSRRWKHVYTFISEVRFGCCSMSTDSTPCRLLEGEKLSRLRRKFVHVVDAFLQHHSGSRIMYFELICCFRGCILDSFSRWMNNVGRWGVKRLIIRYCCHSHVLKRNHPLVLSSDFLPQATSVESIYLMGGSFQISNQKALKDLDLTDVVFTSEAVERLLLNFCSLQSLKFKSCTLPSKLHIHGRDLQLKNLRVFNCSKVVEIDLSATNLTTFELFTHRMMTLSFSNVPLLQNLCVDICYHKVAPYIFGNVAKDLPHLRCMYFWTDARFFEAFEIGGVNKLIHLRQLALVLEYQNINIDLLALAPILDLCPLLHKFHISMLLPSTFNGKPVEKRVVRPHTQLKEVDFSGFGGTQNEYNLMLYILKNAVFLERLSVSVDAIHYHVNRERWQRTHFSQWDYQKIRRIIRERLQRETISKDVEIIIM from the exons atgttGCGCGCTTGTATAACCG GAATCGCTTGTTTGGTGTTTTTATGCGGCAGATTCAGGGTTTTGGAGTACGGAACGAGGCGTCGTCGGGTGAAG GTGTTTCGTGTAGTTACTCATCACAAGCATGGTATTGATGCTGATACGTTCGTAGAGGGGAGAGAAGATAGGATTAGTCAATTACCAGATGATGTGATCTCATTGATTATATCTCGACTAGATACTAGAGCTGCTGTTAGGACAAGCGTCTTGTCAAGGAGATGGAAGCATGTTTACACCTTTATCTCAGAAGTCAGATTTGGTTGTTGTAGTATGTCCACTGATTCTACTCCTTGTCGCTTACTCGAGGGCGAAAAGCTGAGCCGATTACGAAGGAAGTTTGTCCATGTAGTGGATGCCTTTTTACAACATCATTCTGGTTCTAGAATAATGTACTTTGAATTGATTTGTTGTTTCCGTGGATGCATCTTGGACAGTTTTAGTAGATGGATGAATAATGTTGGCAGATGGGGAGTGAAAAGACTTATCATTCGATATTGTTGTCATAGCCATGTTCTAAAGAGAAACCACCCTCTTGTTTTATCTTCCGATTTTCTTCCTCAAGCAACATCGGTGGAAAGTATATATTTGATGGGTGGTTCTTTCCAAATATCAAACCAAAAAGCTCTCAAAGATCTTGATTTGACTGATGTGGTTTTCACTTCTGAGGCCGTAGAGCGCCTTTTATTGAACTTTTGCAGCCTCCAGTCATTAAAATTTAAGTCTTGTACACTCCCTTCCAAATTACATATTCATGGTCGTGATCTCCAATTGAAGAATCTGAGGGTGTTTAATTGTTCGAAGGTTGTAGAGATAGACTTGTCTGCTACAAATCTAACTACTTTTGAGTTATTTACCCATAGAATGATGACGTTATCGTTTTCTAACGTACCGTTGCTACAAAATTTATGCGTCGACATTTGCTACCACAAAGTGGCTCCTTATATATTTGGAAATGTCGCCAAAGATCTACCTCATCTTAGATGCATGTATTTTTGGACTGATGCCAGATTCTTTGAG GCATTTGAAATAGGTGGAGTTAACAAGCTAATCCACCTCAGACAATTGGCTTTAGTTTTAGAATACCAGAACATTAATATCGATCTGCTTGCACTTGCTCCAATCTTGGATTTGTGCCCTCTTTTACACAAGTTCCATATATCGATG CTACTGCCATCAACATTTAACGGAAAACCAGTAGAGAAGAGAGTTGTCAGGCCCCACACTCAGTTGAAAGAGGTGGATTTTAGTGGATTTGGAGGGACACAGAATGAGTATAATCTTATGTTGTATATCCTTAAAAATGCGGTCTTCCTCGAACGATTGTCAGTCTCTGTGGATGCTATACACTACCATGTAAATCGCGAAAGATGGCAGCGTACACATTTTAGTCAATGGGATTACCAGAAGATACGAAGAATTATTCGCGAGCGGTTGCAAAGAGAGACCATTTCTAAGGATGTTGAGATTATTATCATGTAA
- the LOC142550490 gene encoding uncharacterized protein LOC142550490 produces the protein MLKQNRASSSHLKVDPPVKMPQTKKPMSTSKSKQRKRHFICHYCHKPGHIKPFCFKLRNDYMNWHSNLVLPTVLPNTKRNTTVHKPPVKKVWVPKAVIHCNVIYTSLKTNIAGAWYFDSGCSHHMTGSKEHLTDYVEVKSGCVTYGSGAKGRIVGKGTLNVDGLPELHNVLHVEGLNSNLISISQLCDDDLHVKFNKNNCKVFNDANVCVMLGTRSTDNCYQLGEGDGCRSAKI, from the exons ATGCTGAAACAAAACAGAGCTTCATCTTCTCATTTGAAAGTTGACCCGCCAGTGAAGATGCCACAAACCAAGAAGCCAATGTCAACTTCTAAATCAAAGCAAAGAAAACGACATTTTATTTGCCACTACTGTCATAAGCCAGGTCACATCAAACCTTTCTGTTTTAAACTGAGAAATGACTATATGAACTGGCATTCAAATCTGGTGTTGCCCACTGTGTTGCCCAACACCAAGCGCAACACAACAGTCCATAAACCTCCTGTGAAGAAAGTTTGGGTACCGAAAGCTGTTATTCATTGCAATGTCATTTATACTtctttaaaaactaacattgcaggtgcatggtactttgacagtgggTGCTCACACCACATGACAGGATCTAAAGAACACCTCACGGATTATGTTGAAGTAAAAAGTGGGTGTGTAACCTATGGTAGTGGTGCCAAAGGAAGAATTGTAGGCAAAGGAACCCTGAATGTTGATGGGCTTCCTGAACTTCATAATGTTCTACACGTTGAAGGActtaactcaaacttaataagcataagtcaactttgtgatgatgatttacatgttaagttcaataaaaataattgtaaaGTTTTTAATGATGCTAATGTTTGTGTAATGTTAGGTACTCGTTCAACTGACAATTGTTATCAATTGGGAGAAGGTGATGGTTGCCGAAGTGCCAAG ATCTGA